The following are from one region of the Oncorhynchus masou masou isolate Uvic2021 chromosome 24, UVic_Omas_1.1, whole genome shotgun sequence genome:
- the LOC135511592 gene encoding zinc finger protein 503-like yields the protein MITSPAFSVLRNSIAIPVWENSYSAEKGAPRINNPFLHLVSPSNPLRQANRIPIKILKMLTARGGHILHPEYLQPLPSTPISPIELDAKKSPLALLAQTCSQIGKPDPPSSSKLSSVTSNGSSDKETKSGPLKMSDIGNEDKSSFKPYSKSSEKNKDSSSSSDKASFRVPSATCQPFTPRTGSPSSCHSVSPLPSEGKQGDKEEKNKESDSNKNSTMEGSGSGSHSRISGINGEANQHQETTSGSKVITSDSLTSVSSASSVQLLGSGGLVAPVSPYKPGHTVFPLPPAGMSYPGSLAGAYAGYPQHFLPHGMTLDPTKSSSQLLSAQFAAASQLQCNKAGSPLSRASPPSLMSASLCRDPYCLSYHCASHLSGASSASQCHESSALKSGYPLMYPTHPLHSVHSSPPSFAGHPLYPYGFMLPNDPLPHVCNWVSANGPCDKRFSCSEELLNHLRTHTAFAGTEKLISGYPGSSSLANAAAAAMACHMHMPPNAAPGSPGTLTLRSPHHPLGLSTRYHPYSKSPLPPGASVQMPAATGPYYSPYALYGQRLTTASALGYQ from the exons ATGATCACATCGCCCGCATTTTCTGTCCTGAGAAATAGTATCGCGATTCCGGTGTGGGAGAACAGTTATTCAGCGGAGAAGGGCGCACCGAGAATAAACAATCCATTTCTTCACCTCGTCTCTCCCTCAAACCCTTTACGGCAGGCTAATCGTATACCCATAAAGATTTTGAAAATGCTTACAGCACGGGGAGGACACATTTTGCACCCGGAGTACCTTCAACCTTTGCCATCAACTCCTATCAGTCCCATCGAG CTGGATGCCAAGAAAAGTCCGTTGGCTCTCTTGGCACAGACCTGCTCACAAATCGGCAAACCAGACCCTCCGTCCTCTTCCAAACTCTCATCTGTAACCTCAAATGGATCTAGTGACAAAGAGACCAAATCCGGACCACTAAAAATGAGTGACATTGGAAATGAAGACAAATCTAGCTTCAAACCCTACTCCAAATCATCGGAGAAGAACAAGGACTCCTCGTCCAGCAGTGATAAAGCTAGTTTCCGAGTGCCTAGCGCCACCTGCCAGCCGTTTACCCCCAGGACAGGCAGCCCCAGCTCCTGCCACTCTGTGTCTCCGCTGCCATCTGAGGGTAAGCAAGGAGACAAGGAGGAAAAGAATAAGGAATCTGATAGCAATAAAAACAGTACAATGGAGGGAAGCGGCAGTGGTAGTCACAGCCGGATATCTGGGATTAACGGTGAGGCTAACCAACACCAGGAGACCACCTCTGGATCAAAGGTTATCACATCAGACTCACTCACATCTGTCTCTTCTGCATCATCTGTTCAACTTCTGGGTTCAGGAGGACTCGTAGCGCCAGTCTCCCCCTATAAACCTGGACACACCGTTTTCCCTCTACCGCCTGCTGGCATGTCCTACCCTGGAAGTTTAGCAGGTGCATACGCAGGCTATCCCCAACACTTTCTCCCTCACGGAATGACTTTAGACCCGACGAAATCTAGCAGTCAACTACTTAGTGCTCAGTTTGCCGCTGCCAGCCAACTTCAGTGTAATAAGGCTGGGAGCCCCTTGTCCAGGGCTTCTCCTCCGTCCCTAATGTCTGCTAGCCTGTGTAGAGACCCGTACTGCCTGAGTTACCACTGCGCAAGCCACTTATCCGGTGCTTCCAGTGCCTCGCAGTGCCATGAGTCCTCGGCTCTGAAGTCAGGATACCCTCTCATGTACCCAACTCACCCTTTGCACAGCGTGCATTCCTCGCCGCCATCCTTTGCTGGACACCCGTTATACCCCTATGGCTTTATGCTCCCAAATGACCCTCTGCCACACGTCTGTAATTGGGTATCGGCTAACGGACCTTGCGACAAACGGTTTTCTTGCTCAGAAGAGCTCCTCAATCACCTAAGGACTCACACTGCTTTTGCGGGGACGGAGAAGTTGATATCAGGATACCCGGGTTCATCATCGCTAGCCAACGCCGCCGCGGCCGCCATGGCTTGCCATATGCACATGCCTCCAAATGCGGCCCCGGGCAGCCCTGGAACGCTCACCCTCAGGAGCCCACATCACCCTCTGGGATTGAGCACGCGCTATCACCCCTATTCAAAGAGCCCCCTGCCCCCCGGCGCGTCGGTTCAGATGCCCGCTGCCACAGGTCCATATTATTCTCCCTATGCCTTGTATGGACAGAGACTCACCACCGCATCGGCGTTAGGATACCAGTAg